TGATTAATTCTTTTAGATTCTCAGCAGATAAACTCTCTAATAAAATGCTTTTTGTCATCAGTATAATTTTTAATTATTAACTGATAACAAGGTTTATTTTTATTACATAACAAGCTAAAATACAACACTGTAAGAAAATTGAAGTTTTACTGAAATTTTACTGAAATAACTGAATTTTACTTTTTCCCTAGAACTTCATTAAAAATGGACGTCATTTTTTCAATTCGCTTTTTAGGAAACGATTCAATTCTCGTAAATTTTTCGTCGAATGATCCCTGTATAAACTCTATGTAATCTTTCTTTCTATGAGCCAATAAATATTCATTAGATAAATACCTGCCAATCAATCCATATTTAGTAAATGGCTTATCATCTTCATAAGGATATTTTTCATCCAACTTTAAAAATACCCGATACCCTTCGTCTGTGAATACATCAGGACGTGGATTTTTTATTGCTTTAGCCTCTCTTTTATAAAATGTTTGGTTAAAAGCTTTTCGAATTAATTCTATATCCTTAATACTTATTAAACAATTATATTTAGTTTGAAAACCCAAATGAGCAACTGGTCGCTTTACATCTTTAATCGTATCAATACGATGCTTATACATATCTTTACACTCCTGACTTCTTGCCCTTTGTAACCTTGACTCCAATTTATCCAAATCTCTATAAATTATACTTTCATATCGTTTTATAATATCATTTATAGCATAATCTAAATCATCAAAAAAATTATCTCTTTGAATTTCATGTTCAAACTCCAAAGCCTTCGATATAAAATAATTTCTAAGTGCGGTTGTATCAGAACTATTGGTTTTTCTGCAAAAACCTTCAAAAATAAAATCATAAAAATCCATAATATAAACTATTTAGCAATTTTCATTAATGGCTGGTTAAAAAATGGGTGTTCGCTCAGTCTTTCGGCTGCTTCTTCCTTAGTTGTTTTTATGTATGCAAAAAACTCTGATTCTGTTTTATGTCCTGATATCTTCATAATATCGAAAGGTGGTATTTTTGCGTTATACATGTTGGTACATGCTGAACGTCTTGCAGTATGACACATTACCAAATCACATTTTGCAAAATTCTTTTTCGTTTTCTTTCCCCCAATGGTCTTTTCAATCTGGACTATTTCCAGAAAGCCCAAATGCCTAGCAATATCTTTAATGTATTTATTTGTTTTCTGTTCAGTTATTTTAGGGGCTTTCCAATCGTATTTATTTAGTAGTGTTTCCAATTGTGCAGTAATTGGAACAAGCACTTTTACACCTGTTTTCTGCCTTGAAAGGCTTAAAGCTTTAGCACCATTATTTAAAGTGGTTAAATTGGCTTTAGATAGGTTTAATACATCAACAACAGATTGCGCAGTATAATAACACATTAACCATAAATCTCTGGCTAATTCCCAATTTCGTTTTTTAGATAAATCTAATTGAGATATTTTGTTTATTTCTTCTTCGTGTAAATAGATATTATAAACTTCCTCTTTACCAACCTGAAATTTCTTTTTTGTGAAATCTAGGTTTGTATGTAAATCCTCATCCTTTGCACTTCTCATCATGGTTTTAAGGTGTTTTATACTCTTCCCAACACTGTTTTTTGTGTAATCTTTTGAATAAAGAAAACCTTTAAAATCTTCATACCAATTCAAAGTAATACCATCAAAATCAATCTTTGTTTTGCGGTCTTTCTGATACAAATTAAATTGAACCTGAAACGTTTTATAACTCTTTACAGTTCCGTAAGTATATTTTCCCTCTTTGCCATTGTGAAAATATAATCTTGTTCCTTCCTCCGCTTCCTTAATAAATCTATCAATGTATGAATTTAAAGTTTCGGCTAACTCTTCTTTTATAATTCCTCTTTCTATATCAATTGCCTTTTTAAGCACTTCGGGTTTTGGTTGAATATCATCTATTAATAATTTACGATGTACTTTCTTTGCGCTTGCTTCAATAATATCAAGTAAATCATTAATGTTTTGATAGTCTATTTGTCGATTTTGTTTTGCTCTGTGGTTTTCCTTATTCCAGTAACAAGGCTTTATTTTTAAGCCAGTAGGATACTTAAGTGGCTTGTATGTTTGTTTGCCTTGTTTATTGCTCTCACAATAGCCATAACTAAAAAACATGATGATAGGTGTTTCTTGTTGTTTGGCTTTTGTAACCTTTGTTTGTGGATCTCTTAAACGGAAAGTAATTGATATAGCCATGATTATTAATTTAAGTTTGAACACTTAAATTTAATCATTTTTTATCAGGGGGCGGAATCGGGGGCGGAATAAAATTGATTTAGTCTTATTTTCTTTAATTTTCTTTTACTCTATAAAATCACAAAACCCCCTAAAAATAGGAGGTTTAAAGATAGTTTTAATAAAACTAAATAAAATACTTAGAGGTCTCTGGCGGATTCGAACCGCCGTAGATGGTTTTGCAGACCACTGCCTAGCCACTCGGCCAAGAGACCCTTTTTCCTTAAAGGCGTTGCAAAGATATAAATTTTGGTTTTATCTGAACAAACTTTTTTAAGCTTTTGTAAGAAAAAAATTACAGTAAAATTACAATCTAATCTTAATCAAACAATTACCTCGATAAAGTTAAACTAACTTTTTCTATTTGTCCGCCCATTGGAGGGTTCATTTTCGATACTTTTACCTTTGCATGCTTTAATTCCGGGAAATTATCGTACAAAGTATCCAGTATTCTATTGCAAACATGCTCTAACAAATGCGATTTAATTTGCAGTTGTTCTTTAATCATTTCATAAGCCCTCTGATAATTCAATGCATCGTTAATATAATCGCTTTTAGCAGCTTTTTCGGCATCGTATTCCATTCGAACA
This genomic interval from uncultured Marinifilum sp. contains the following:
- a CDS encoding phage integrase SAM-like domain-containing protein; translation: MAISITFRLRDPQTKVTKAKQQETPIIMFFSYGYCESNKQGKQTYKPLKYPTGLKIKPCYWNKENHRAKQNRQIDYQNINDLLDIIEASAKKVHRKLLIDDIQPKPEVLKKAIDIERGIIKEELAETLNSYIDRFIKEAEEGTRLYFHNGKEGKYTYGTVKSYKTFQVQFNLYQKDRKTKIDFDGITLNWYEDFKGFLYSKDYTKNSVGKSIKHLKTMMRSAKDEDLHTNLDFTKKKFQVGKEEVYNIYLHEEEINKISQLDLSKKRNWELARDLWLMCYYTAQSVVDVLNLSKANLTTLNNGAKALSLSRQKTGVKVLVPITAQLETLLNKYDWKAPKITEQKTNKYIKDIARHLGFLEIVQIEKTIGGKKTKKNFAKCDLVMCHTARRSACTNMYNAKIPPFDIMKISGHKTESEFFAYIKTTKEEAAERLSEHPFFNQPLMKIAK
- the folB gene encoding dihydroneopterin aldolase, producing the protein MGIIELEGLEFYAYHGCFKEEQIVGNKFTVYVRMEYDAEKAAKSDYINDALNYQRAYEMIKEQLQIKSHLLEHVCNRILDTLYDNFPELKHAKVKVSKMNPPMGGQIEKVSLTLSR